The following proteins come from a genomic window of Microbacterium sp. SY138:
- a CDS encoding ATP-binding cassette domain-containing protein, whose amino-acid sequence MPEGQVLEFTHVTKRFNEVTAVSDFSARVEPGAVTAFLGPNGAGKTTTLRILLGQVRATSGTATIGGTTYAELRQPLRTIGAVLEETVYRPRRTAERQLTIAAKANGIPLARVGEVLSLVGLEGEGDSRIGGFSLGMRQRLSVANALLGDPGALVFDEPANGLDPEGIRWMRLLMRRLADEGRTVLVSSHVLSEVEQVADNVLVLSKGTLVLASGIETLADPKGGSVIVDAADRAGLTSALAAAGFDIEVLRSGLTVRGGDAETVGAVAADAGIALSTLVQRGPTLEDVFIDLMRGGRFAPNTPATASPLVAPNTPETASEESTPAEAAPEEASPGPADSVVAIPVAAAAAWAAEAASAPAGEAVASNLAASVGSDVSEVSDASEVSDASEVSDASEVSDASEAEGTESAADESPADTGSTDAIATGESTSEEETPDEEASDEEASVDETPGEEASIGESGDVASGAFEVGDAPTLGEQSTDEQAPARSFDEILFGAAVPADTADTTPSDLTSGDEDHSGVEIFADLDPASVATESDALSSHSDGPSSADTEDTSSSDDDEEDPRSAAVSSMLAAAARAYYEDEPKDYPLGAEDEPAQGEASDSEAADFEAADVEVADGEVADGEVADGEVADVDTPEAPAENAHWSVASTGVIDTVPLAEGSAGGDETTPDDSDESTRENHDGENHDGENHDGENQHGDHQHG is encoded by the coding sequence ATGCCTGAAGGACAGGTGCTCGAGTTCACGCACGTGACGAAGCGCTTCAATGAGGTGACCGCCGTCTCGGACTTCTCCGCGCGCGTCGAGCCCGGAGCCGTCACCGCCTTCCTCGGCCCGAACGGAGCCGGCAAGACCACCACGTTGCGCATCCTGCTCGGCCAGGTGCGCGCCACATCCGGCACGGCGACGATCGGCGGCACGACGTATGCCGAGCTCCGCCAGCCGCTGCGCACGATCGGAGCGGTACTCGAAGAGACCGTCTACCGTCCCCGTCGCACCGCCGAGCGCCAGCTGACCATCGCCGCCAAGGCGAACGGCATCCCGCTGGCACGCGTCGGCGAAGTGCTCTCCCTGGTCGGCCTCGAGGGCGAGGGCGACTCGCGCATCGGCGGCTTCTCGCTCGGCATGCGTCAGCGGCTCAGCGTCGCGAACGCGCTCCTCGGCGACCCCGGGGCCCTCGTCTTCGACGAGCCGGCCAACGGACTCGACCCCGAGGGGATCCGCTGGATGCGACTCCTGATGCGTCGCCTCGCCGACGAGGGACGCACGGTCCTCGTGTCGTCGCACGTCCTCAGCGAGGTCGAACAGGTCGCCGACAACGTGCTCGTGCTCTCGAAGGGCACGCTCGTGCTGGCCAGCGGAATCGAGACGCTCGCCGACCCCAAGGGCGGCTCCGTGATCGTGGACGCCGCGGATCGCGCCGGGCTGACGTCCGCGCTCGCTGCGGCCGGGTTCGACATCGAAGTGCTGCGCTCGGGTCTGACCGTGCGCGGCGGAGACGCCGAGACCGTGGGAGCCGTCGCGGCCGACGCAGGCATCGCCCTGAGCACCCTGGTGCAGCGCGGGCCGACTCTCGAAGACGTCTTCATCGACCTGATGCGGGGTGGCCGGTTCGCGCCGAACACTCCCGCAACGGCGAGCCCGCTCGTCGCGCCGAACACCCCGGAGACCGCATCCGAGGAGTCGACTCCCGCAGAGGCCGCTCCCGAAGAAGCATCTCCGGGACCCGCCGACTCCGTGGTCGCCATCCCGGTGGCCGCAGCAGCCGCCTGGGCGGCCGAGGCTGCGTCTGCTCCCGCAGGCGAGGCCGTGGCCTCGAATCTGGCAGCCTCCGTCGGCTCTGACGTATCCGAGGTATCTGACGCATCCGAGGTATCTGACGCATCCGAGGTATCTGACGCATCCGAGGTATCAGACGCATCCGAGGCAGAGGGCACGGAGAGCGCTGCGGACGAATCGCCTGCCGACACTGGTTCCACCGATGCGATCGCGACCGGAGAGTCGACGTCCGAGGAGGAGACTCCCGACGAAGAGGCTTCGGACGAAGAGGCTTCTGTCGACGAAACACCGGGCGAAGAAGCATCGATCGGCGAGTCCGGCGACGTCGCCTCGGGTGCGTTCGAGGTGGGCGACGCTCCGACCCTCGGCGAACAGTCCACCGACGAACAGGCTCCGGCTCGATCCTTCGATGAGATCCTGTTCGGCGCCGCCGTGCCGGCGGACACCGCAGACACGACGCCGTCCGACCTGACCTCCGGTGACGAGGACCACAGCGGGGTCGAGATCTTCGCGGATCTCGACCCCGCATCGGTCGCCACGGAATCGGACGCGCTGTCCTCCCACAGCGATGGCCCCTCATCCGCCGACACCGAGGACACCAGCTCTTCCGACGATGACGAGGAGGACCCGCGCTCTGCAGCGGTGAGTTCCATGCTCGCGGCCGCCGCCCGCGCGTACTACGAGGACGAGCCCAAGGACTACCCCCTGGGCGCAGAGGACGAGCCCGCCCAGGGCGAGGCGTCGGACAGCGAGGCTGCGGACTTCGAGGCTGCGGACGTCGAGGTTGCGGACGGCGAGGTTGCGGACGGCGAGGTTGCGGACGGCGAGGTTGCGGACGTCGATACGCCGGAGGCCCCCGCGGAGAACGCACACTGGAGCGTCGCCTCCACGGGCGTCATCGACACCGTGCCCCTGGCCGAGGGTTCCGCGGGAGGCGACGAGACGACTCCCGATGACTCTGACGAGAGCACTCGCGAGAACCACGACGGTGAGAACCACGACGGCGAGAACCACGACGGCGAGAACCAGCACGGGGATCACCAGCACGGCTGA
- a CDS encoding glutamate-1-semialdehyde 2,1-aminomutase has translation MTDRNDDLFSAARAVIPGGVNSPVRAYGSVGGTPRFLASAKGARVTDAAGREYVDLVASWGPALLGHAHPEIVAAVQEAASRGLSFGAPTEGEVELAALIADRVRFGETRPIERVRLVSTGTEATMTAIRLARGATGRDLLVKFAGHYHGHSDGLLAEAGSGVATLALPGSAGVPAPIAAQTLVIGYNDPEALAAVFAEHGQRIAAVIVEASAANMGVVAPLPGFNRLIAETAHAHGALMILDEVLTGFRVHPAGFWGLQAAAGEDYLPDIFTFGKVVGGGMPLAALGGRAEVMDLLAPLGPVYQAGTLSGNPLSVAAGLATLRLATPEVYATVDAASARVSTALDAALTSAGVTHAVATAGNLFNASFRASAPRNYAEAQAQESFRYAPFFHSLREQGVALPPSVFEAWFLTAAHGEEELQQIEAALPVAATAAAAARP, from the coding sequence ATGACCGACCGCAACGACGACCTGTTCTCCGCTGCCCGCGCGGTGATTCCCGGTGGGGTCAACTCGCCGGTGCGCGCCTACGGATCGGTCGGTGGCACGCCGCGGTTCCTCGCCTCGGCGAAGGGCGCGAGGGTCACCGATGCCGCCGGTCGCGAGTACGTCGATCTCGTCGCCTCGTGGGGTCCTGCGCTTCTCGGGCATGCGCACCCGGAGATCGTCGCCGCGGTGCAGGAAGCCGCGTCCCGTGGGCTCTCGTTCGGCGCTCCGACCGAGGGCGAGGTCGAACTCGCCGCGCTGATCGCCGACCGTGTGCGGTTCGGCGAGACCCGACCCATCGAGCGCGTGCGCCTGGTCTCCACGGGCACCGAGGCGACCATGACGGCCATCCGCCTCGCGCGCGGTGCCACCGGTCGCGACCTGCTCGTGAAGTTCGCCGGTCACTACCACGGCCACTCCGACGGCCTTCTCGCGGAAGCCGGTTCCGGCGTCGCGACGCTCGCGCTGCCGGGCTCCGCCGGGGTGCCCGCGCCGATCGCCGCCCAGACCCTCGTGATCGGCTACAACGACCCGGAGGCTCTGGCCGCCGTGTTCGCCGAGCACGGTCAGCGCATCGCCGCCGTCATCGTCGAGGCCTCGGCTGCGAACATGGGCGTGGTCGCTCCGCTGCCCGGATTCAACCGTCTGATCGCCGAGACCGCGCATGCTCATGGCGCACTGATGATCCTCGACGAGGTGCTCACCGGATTCCGGGTGCACCCGGCCGGATTCTGGGGGCTGCAGGCCGCCGCCGGCGAGGACTACCTGCCCGACATCTTCACGTTCGGCAAGGTCGTCGGCGGGGGCATGCCGCTGGCCGCGCTCGGTGGACGTGCCGAGGTCATGGACCTGCTGGCCCCGCTCGGGCCGGTCTACCAGGCGGGCACACTGTCCGGAAACCCGCTCTCGGTCGCTGCGGGTCTCGCGACGCTGCGGCTCGCGACCCCCGAGGTCTATGCGACCGTCGACGCCGCATCCGCTCGGGTGTCCACCGCGCTCGACGCCGCGCTCACGTCGGCCGGTGTCACGCACGCGGTGGCCACCGCCGGCAACCTGTTCAACGCTTCTTTCCGGGCCTCGGCGCCGCGCAACTATGCCGAAGCGCAGGCGCAGGAGTCGTTCCGCTACGCGCCGTTCTTCCACTCGCTGCGCGAGCAGGGCGTCGCTCTTCCGCCGAGCGTGTTCGAAGCCTGGTTCCTCACCGCCGCACACGGCGAGGAGGAACTGCAGCAGATCGAGGCCGCACTTCCAGTCGCTGCGACCGCTGCGGCTGCGGCGCGGCCGTAA
- the hemB gene encoding porphobilinogen synthase, which yields MSFPDVRLRRLRQSRAVRDLVRETSLQPRQLVLPLFVREGISEPVQIGSMPGVAQHSLDSLRAAAVQAAETGVGGVMLFGVPAVRDAVGSGADDPHGILNVATEALAAEVGDALVVQTDLCLDEFTDHGHCGVLAADGSVDNDATLERYTSMALAQARAGSQLLGLSGMMDGQVAVIRRALDAEGFTDTLLLAYAAKYASAFYGPFREAVDSQLTGDRRTYQLDPGNRREGVREAVVDEAEGADIVMVKPAMAFLDVLREVRDTVSIPVWAYQVSGEYAMIEAAGANGWIDRRAAILESLLSIRRAGADAVLTYWATEAAGWLRD from the coding sequence GTGAGCTTTCCCGACGTTCGACTGAGGCGTCTGCGGCAGTCGCGGGCGGTGCGAGATCTCGTGCGTGAGACCTCGCTGCAGCCTCGACAGCTCGTGCTTCCGCTCTTCGTGCGCGAAGGCATCTCCGAGCCCGTGCAGATCGGCTCGATGCCCGGCGTCGCTCAGCACTCCCTGGATTCACTGCGCGCGGCGGCGGTCCAGGCGGCGGAGACCGGTGTCGGCGGAGTGATGCTGTTCGGCGTGCCCGCCGTCCGCGACGCCGTCGGGTCGGGAGCCGACGATCCGCACGGCATCCTGAACGTCGCGACCGAGGCGCTGGCCGCCGAGGTCGGCGACGCGCTCGTCGTGCAGACCGACCTGTGCCTGGACGAGTTCACCGATCACGGCCACTGCGGCGTTCTGGCCGCCGATGGCTCCGTCGACAACGACGCGACTCTCGAGCGGTACACCTCGATGGCGCTCGCACAGGCGCGCGCAGGTTCTCAGCTGCTGGGGCTCTCCGGGATGATGGACGGCCAGGTCGCGGTGATCCGCCGGGCGCTCGACGCCGAGGGGTTCACCGACACCCTCCTGCTCGCGTATGCCGCGAAGTACGCCAGCGCCTTCTACGGACCCTTCCGCGAGGCTGTCGACTCTCAGCTCACCGGCGATCGTCGCACGTACCAGCTCGACCCGGGCAACCGGCGCGAGGGTGTGCGCGAGGCCGTCGTCGATGAGGCCGAGGGAGCCGACATCGTCATGGTGAAGCCGGCGATGGCCTTCCTCGACGTGCTGCGCGAGGTGCGCGACACCGTGAGTATTCCAGTGTGGGCATATCAGGTCTCCGGCGAGTACGCCATGATCGAGGCCGCCGGTGCGAACGGGTGGATCGACCGTCGCGCGGCCATCCTCGAGTCCCTTCTCTCCATCCGCCGCGCCGGTGCGGATGCGGTGCTCACCTACTGGGCCACCGAAGCGGCCGGCTGGCTGCGCGACTGA
- a CDS encoding uroporphyrinogen-III synthase — protein sequence MTTSEIKQDRPLDGWRILVPRGGPWGDSVAASLRALGAVPVVAPLINFAPTTDQATLDSALAQLAAGEFDWLTVTSATTVDVLFAHRAVVPRATKIAAVGETTAAALQAVGYEVTLVPEQDNSAEGMAQQLIALEKEPRRILALRSEIAKPVLSRLLSEAGHDVHGVVAYRTVGVPVTERIRRDVENGRINAILITSGSVAEQVREQFPEIPDETLLAAIGPRTAKDAQRAGLPVSVVADRQTVDALIDAVSHFTLPHAADEFAP from the coding sequence ATGACCACTTCCGAAATCAAGCAGGACCGACCGCTGGACGGCTGGCGCATCCTCGTGCCCCGTGGCGGGCCGTGGGGCGACAGCGTCGCCGCGAGTCTGCGCGCGCTGGGCGCCGTGCCCGTCGTCGCGCCGCTCATCAACTTCGCGCCGACGACCGATCAGGCGACGCTCGACTCCGCGCTCGCGCAACTGGCCGCGGGGGAGTTCGACTGGCTGACCGTCACCAGCGCCACCACCGTCGACGTGCTCTTCGCGCACCGGGCCGTCGTGCCGCGTGCGACCAAGATCGCCGCCGTCGGTGAGACGACCGCCGCGGCTCTGCAGGCGGTCGGCTACGAGGTGACGCTGGTTCCCGAGCAGGACAACTCCGCCGAGGGGATGGCGCAGCAGCTCATCGCCCTCGAGAAGGAGCCGCGCCGTATCCTCGCCCTGCGCAGCGAGATCGCGAAGCCGGTGCTGAGCCGGTTGCTCTCCGAGGCTGGTCACGACGTGCACGGCGTCGTCGCCTATCGCACGGTGGGAGTGCCGGTGACGGAGCGCATCCGCCGCGACGTCGAGAACGGACGGATCAACGCGATCCTGATCACCAGTGGGTCGGTCGCCGAGCAGGTGCGCGAGCAGTTCCCGGAGATCCCGGACGAGACGCTGCTCGCCGCGATCGGACCGCGGACCGCGAAGGACGCGCAGCGTGCGGGCCTGCCCGTGTCGGTCGTCGCCGACCGCCAGACCGTCGACGCGCTCATCGATGCGGTCTCGCACTTCACTCTTCCGCACGCGGCCGACGAGTTCGCGCCGTGA
- the hemC gene encoding hydroxymethylbilane synthase, which yields MSTPIRLGTRRSALAQAQSGHVATALEKLSGRRVELVPITSEGDTNRASLSEIGGQGIFATRLREALFAGECDFLVHSLKDLPTAIPDGLVIAATPKREDPRDVVLTRDGTALHELRSGSTVGTGSPRRIAQVRRRAPGAEVVDIRGNVDSRLARVASGELDAVILAAAGLSRLGAKSPLRREELGLAEWPTAPGQGSLAVETRADAPEELLAALAGLDDADTRLAITVERAILQGLDAGCQAPMAAHAVVDGSSIRVRTVVYAADGGRRIGLDVTEDLNGEYIRRNGSGNGADAADGADPMHAARELGFTVARRLLDQGAAGLVSREQSS from the coding sequence ATGAGCACCCCCATCCGTCTGGGTACCCGTCGCAGTGCGCTCGCGCAGGCGCAGTCGGGCCATGTCGCCACGGCCCTCGAGAAGCTCTCGGGGCGTCGGGTCGAACTCGTCCCGATCACCAGCGAGGGCGACACGAATCGTGCATCCCTCTCCGAGATCGGCGGCCAGGGCATCTTCGCCACGCGCCTTCGCGAGGCGCTGTTCGCGGGGGAGTGCGATTTTCTCGTGCACTCGTTGAAGGATCTGCCGACGGCGATCCCCGATGGCCTCGTGATCGCCGCGACGCCGAAGCGTGAGGATCCGCGCGATGTGGTCCTCACCCGCGACGGCACCGCACTGCACGAACTGCGCTCCGGCAGCACGGTCGGAACCGGTTCGCCGCGGCGTATCGCGCAGGTGCGTCGTCGGGCGCCGGGCGCCGAGGTGGTCGACATCCGCGGCAACGTCGACTCCCGTCTCGCCCGGGTCGCCTCCGGGGAGCTGGATGCGGTGATCCTCGCGGCGGCGGGCCTCTCGAGACTCGGAGCGAAGTCTCCGCTGCGACGGGAAGAGCTCGGTCTCGCCGAATGGCCGACCGCGCCCGGGCAGGGATCGCTCGCCGTCGAGACCCGTGCCGATGCACCGGAAGAGCTGCTCGCGGCTCTCGCCGGTCTCGACGACGCCGACACCCGTCTGGCCATCACCGTCGAGCGCGCGATCCTGCAGGGACTGGATGCCGGATGCCAGGCGCCGATGGCCGCGCACGCCGTGGTGGACGGCTCCTCGATCCGGGTCAGGACGGTCGTCTATGCCGCTGACGGAGGGCGCCGGATCGGCCTCGACGTCACCGAAGACCTGAACGGGGAGTATATTCGTCGGAACGGCAGTGGCAATGGAGCGGATGCTGCCGATGGTGCAGACCCGATGCACGCAGCGCGCGAGCTCGGGTTCACTGTTGCCCGTCGGCTGCTCGATCAAGGGGCGGCCGGCCTCGTATCCCGAGAGCAATCCTCATGA
- the hemQ gene encoding hydrogen peroxide-dependent heme synthase, which yields MMSEERDENPSGFTLWAVWRRNPDVPVTETDSTELETIVSYIEDSGVTVRGFYDVSGLKADADLMVWLHGDTAEELQKALRRLRRTELLRALLPVWNVMGVHRDAEFNRSHVPGFLRGVDPKEWLCLYPFVRTPEWYLAPEEERRKMLADHGRKGAAFKGVLANTVASFALGDYEWLLPLEADELTDLVDMMRDLRYTDARMYVKEEVPFYTGRRLRFDEIADVLQ from the coding sequence ATGATGTCCGAAGAGCGCGATGAGAACCCGTCCGGCTTCACCCTCTGGGCTGTCTGGCGACGAAACCCCGACGTCCCCGTGACGGAGACCGACTCGACCGAGCTCGAGACGATCGTCTCCTACATCGAGGACTCCGGAGTCACCGTCCGCGGCTTCTACGACGTCTCCGGCCTCAAGGCCGATGCCGACCTCATGGTGTGGCTGCACGGCGACACCGCCGAGGAGCTGCAGAAGGCGCTCCGCCGCCTTCGTCGCACCGAACTCCTGCGTGCGCTGCTCCCGGTGTGGAACGTGATGGGCGTGCACCGCGACGCCGAGTTCAACCGCTCGCACGTTCCGGGCTTCCTCCGCGGGGTCGACCCCAAGGAATGGCTGTGCCTGTACCCGTTCGTGCGCACGCCCGAGTGGTACCTCGCGCCGGAGGAGGAGCGTCGCAAGATGCTCGCCGACCACGGCCGCAAGGGTGCCGCCTTCAAGGGTGTGCTCGCGAACACCGTCGCGTCGTTCGCGCTCGGCGACTACGAGTGGCTGCTTCCGCTCGAGGCCGATGAGCTCACCGACCTCGTCGACATGATGCGCGACCTCCGCTACACCGACGCCCGCATGTATGTGAAGGAGGAGGTGCCCTTCTACACGGGGCGCAGGCTCCGGTTCGACGAGATCGCGGACGTCCTCCAGTAA
- a CDS encoding phage holin family protein gives MPRGYRDRADDSLLTLLGDLPELVTNLVKAEIDAAKAWISRTSKDAGIGSVWFLVALFFLFWAVPVILVFAIAGLSSWWPVWLSAIAVFGILILAVLLFALLGILKFRKVLARQNPAQAVAEDIRLVKEAGDDEF, from the coding sequence ATGCCCCGCGGATACCGCGATCGCGCCGACGACAGCCTGCTGACTCTCCTCGGAGACCTGCCGGAACTCGTCACGAATCTGGTCAAGGCCGAGATCGACGCCGCGAAGGCGTGGATCTCGCGCACCTCGAAGGACGCCGGCATCGGTTCCGTGTGGTTCCTCGTCGCGCTGTTCTTCCTGTTCTGGGCCGTGCCGGTGATCCTCGTGTTCGCGATCGCCGGGCTGTCCTCCTGGTGGCCCGTGTGGCTCTCCGCGATCGCGGTGTTCGGCATCCTGATCCTCGCCGTGCTGCTGTTCGCGCTGCTCGGGATCCTCAAGTTCCGCAAGGTGCTCGCCCGCCAGAACCCGGCGCAGGCCGTCGCCGAGGACATCCGACTCGTGAAGGAGGCCGGCGATGACGAATTCTGA
- a CDS encoding FAD-dependent oxidoreductase, whose amino-acid sequence MSPEPSAAEPSDLAARAADKHVVVVGGGIGGLVAARECAKVGMRVTVLEAADDLGGAIRRVDLDGVIVDAGAESYATRGGLVRALVEELGLADRIVVPQAGGAWLAGIPGVGAAPLPAGGILGIPANPFQPDVRRIIGWSGVWRAYLDRVRPPLTIGHQLSLGKLVASRMGAKVRDRLVAPVTTGVYSASPDDVDIDVAAPGLNAALTRVGSLSGAVQTLRDEAAAKASHAASGAKSPAAKTPSTTPGAAVEGLSGGMSTLVDALAADLVRLDADVRTGVRVRRVRKVGADWTVDVEVAPTREVPSSVDDADALVVELQAAVEDSVPPVIEELAADAVIIATPESAARELLASAVPDLLKTEAAASPEIEIVTLLLDAPELATPPRGTGVLTVPGSHTAKALTHSTAKWGWVREAAGARQIVRVSFGAQGEPAATAGLSDDAAADLARREAAALLGVAIGPAAVVASHRGRFVQSQPASIIGSGERRTAARAAVQAVPGVAAVGAWLAGTGLAQVVPDARDEADRLRRALLWD is encoded by the coding sequence ATGAGCCCTGAGCCCTCCGCTGCCGAGCCGTCCGACCTCGCCGCCCGTGCGGCGGACAAGCATGTCGTCGTGGTCGGAGGCGGCATCGGGGGCCTCGTCGCTGCGCGGGAGTGCGCCAAGGTCGGGATGCGCGTCACCGTGCTCGAGGCTGCCGACGATCTGGGTGGCGCGATCCGTCGAGTCGATCTGGATGGCGTGATCGTCGATGCCGGCGCCGAGAGCTACGCGACCAGGGGTGGCCTCGTGCGAGCGCTCGTCGAGGAGCTGGGACTGGCCGACCGCATCGTGGTCCCGCAGGCCGGCGGCGCATGGCTCGCCGGCATTCCCGGAGTGGGCGCGGCACCTCTCCCGGCCGGCGGCATCCTCGGCATCCCCGCCAACCCTTTCCAGCCCGACGTCCGCCGCATCATCGGGTGGTCCGGCGTCTGGCGCGCCTATCTGGATCGCGTGCGGCCGCCACTCACGATCGGCCACCAGCTCAGCCTCGGCAAGCTCGTCGCCTCGCGCATGGGGGCGAAGGTGCGGGATCGCCTCGTCGCTCCCGTGACGACCGGTGTCTACTCCGCCTCTCCCGACGACGTCGACATCGATGTCGCGGCGCCCGGACTCAATGCCGCCCTGACCCGGGTCGGCTCCCTCTCGGGGGCTGTGCAGACGCTCCGTGACGAGGCTGCGGCGAAAGCCTCTCACGCCGCGTCGGGGGCGAAGTCGCCAGCAGCGAAGACCCCCTCTACGACACCGGGAGCCGCCGTGGAGGGACTCTCCGGAGGAATGAGCACCCTCGTCGACGCGCTCGCCGCCGACCTGGTGCGGCTCGACGCCGACGTGCGCACGGGCGTGCGCGTGCGCCGTGTGCGCAAGGTGGGGGCGGACTGGACTGTCGACGTCGAGGTCGCGCCTACCCGTGAGGTTCCCTCGAGCGTGGACGACGCAGACGCGCTCGTGGTCGAGCTGCAGGCGGCCGTCGAGGATTCCGTGCCGCCCGTGATCGAGGAGCTCGCCGCCGACGCCGTCATCATCGCGACCCCCGAATCCGCAGCGCGGGAACTCCTCGCCTCGGCGGTGCCCGACCTTCTGAAGACAGAGGCCGCAGCCTCTCCCGAGATCGAGATCGTCACCCTCCTGCTCGACGCGCCGGAACTCGCCACCCCGCCCCGCGGTACCGGCGTGCTCACCGTCCCGGGCAGCCACACCGCCAAGGCGCTCACCCACTCGACGGCGAAGTGGGGCTGGGTGCGCGAGGCCGCAGGTGCTCGGCAGATCGTCCGGGTGTCGTTCGGCGCGCAGGGCGAGCCGGCGGCCACCGCGGGCCTGAGCGACGACGCGGCCGCAGACCTGGCGCGGCGAGAAGCCGCCGCCCTGCTCGGCGTCGCCATCGGCCCTGCGGCCGTCGTCGCCTCGCATCGTGGGCGCTTCGTGCAGTCGCAGCCGGCGTCGATCATCGGGTCCGGAGAAAGGCGCACAGCGGCGCGCGCAGCTGTCCAGGCGGTGCCCGGTGTGGCCGCGGTGGGGGCCTGGCTGGCGGGAACGGGGCTCGCCCAGGTGGTCCCGGATGCGCGGGACGAGGCCGACCGTCTGCGACGCGCCCTGTTGTGGGACTGA
- a CDS encoding metalloregulator ArsR/SmtB family transcription factor translates to MADSATDIFAALAHPTRRQILQDLKDGELAAGEIASRFSASGPTISRHLSVLRQAGLISERRDANRILYSLVGERLALSVGDFLSTVCPEQIVLREVRKRGRGASEPVEA, encoded by the coding sequence ATGGCAGACAGCGCGACCGACATCTTCGCAGCGCTGGCGCACCCTACGCGGCGCCAGATCCTGCAGGACCTGAAAGACGGTGAGCTCGCGGCCGGCGAGATCGCGTCGCGCTTCTCCGCGAGCGGCCCGACCATCTCCCGTCATCTGAGCGTGCTCCGCCAGGCCGGACTCATCAGCGAGCGCCGCGACGCCAATCGCATCCTCTACTCCCTCGTCGGCGAGCGCCTGGCTCTCTCGGTCGGCGACTTCCTCTCCACGGTGTGCCCTGAGCAGATCGTGCTGCGCGAGGTGCGCAAGCGCGGGCGCGGTGCGTCGGAGCCCGTCGAGGCGTGA
- the hemE gene encoding uroporphyrinogen decarboxylase, with amino-acid sequence MALSDAPLLRALAGDRPAHPPVWFMRQAGRSLPEYRELRVGTRMLDACLTPDLAAEITLQPVRRHGVDAAVFFSDIVIPLRLAGVDVEIEPGRGPVFANPVRTAADVERITAIDPDGLDGTAIAEAVRLVTAELGDTPLIGFAGAPFTLAAYLVEGGPSKEHLRARAMMHSDPDSWNRLAGWLAKVSRRFLETQRDAGASVVQLFDSWAGSLSTADYRAFVAPHSHAALAGIGLPTIHFGVGTGPFLADMRLDGAADGVGVDWRQPLDEAAAILGPDVTVQGNIDPALLAAPWPVLEAHVRDVVERGRAARAHILNLGHGVPPETDPDQLTRIVELAHTI; translated from the coding sequence ATGGCCCTCTCCGACGCCCCGCTCCTGCGCGCCCTCGCCGGCGACCGTCCTGCCCACCCTCCGGTGTGGTTCATGCGACAGGCCGGCCGGTCGTTGCCCGAGTACCGCGAGCTGCGCGTCGGAACCAGGATGCTCGATGCCTGCCTCACCCCTGACCTCGCCGCCGAGATCACGCTGCAGCCGGTGCGTCGCCACGGGGTCGATGCGGCCGTGTTCTTCAGCGACATCGTGATCCCGCTGCGCCTCGCCGGCGTCGATGTCGAGATCGAGCCCGGTCGCGGCCCGGTGTTCGCGAACCCGGTGCGTACGGCAGCCGACGTCGAGCGCATCACCGCGATCGACCCGGACGGCCTGGACGGCACGGCCATCGCCGAAGCGGTCCGTCTCGTCACGGCGGAACTGGGCGACACCCCGCTGATCGGGTTCGCGGGCGCGCCCTTCACGCTCGCGGCCTATCTCGTCGAGGGCGGTCCCTCCAAGGAGCACCTGCGGGCCAGGGCGATGATGCACTCCGACCCGGATTCGTGGAACCGTCTGGCTGGCTGGCTCGCCAAGGTCTCGCGCCGCTTCCTCGAGACGCAGCGCGACGCCGGAGCCTCGGTCGTCCAGCTCTTCGACAGCTGGGCAGGATCCCTCAGCACCGCCGACTACCGCGCCTTCGTCGCCCCGCATTCGCACGCGGCGCTTGCAGGCATCGGTCTACCGACGATCCACTTCGGCGTCGGCACCGGCCCGTTCCTCGCCGATATGCGCCTCGACGGTGCGGCCGACGGGGTGGGAGTCGACTGGCGCCAGCCGCTCGACGAAGCGGCCGCGATCCTCGGACCGGATGTCACGGTGCAGGGCAACATCGACCCGGCGCTCCTCGCAGCCCCGTGGCCGGTGCTCGAGGCCCACGTGCGCGACGTCGTCGAGCGCGGCCGTGCGGCGCGAGCCCACATCCTCAACCTCGGCCACGGCGTTCCTCCGGAGACCGATCCCGACCAGCTCACCCGCATCGTCGAGCTGGCGCACACGATCTGA